From one Pseudomonas fluorescens genomic stretch:
- a CDS encoding response regulator produces MDKLKVIIADDHPIVLLGVRELVERDERFCVVGEAVCSKGLIELLEQQPVDLVITDYNMPADSPYGDGLKLVDYLKRHFPHLQVLILTMISNHLILTRLHELGVVGVIQKSQLHTEIQLALKAVAQQSQYRSLEPAKTSVIETTAAIEDRFATLSPKEFEILRLFVAGKSVSDIARSQNRSAKTISAQKISAMRKLDVNSDQDLLAYCLERSVFN; encoded by the coding sequence ATGGACAAACTCAAAGTCATCATCGCGGACGATCACCCCATCGTGCTTCTCGGCGTGCGCGAACTGGTAGAACGTGACGAACGTTTTTGCGTGGTCGGCGAGGCCGTGTGCTCGAAAGGGCTGATCGAACTGCTTGAGCAACAACCGGTGGACCTGGTGATCACCGACTACAACATGCCGGCCGACTCGCCCTATGGCGACGGCCTGAAGCTGGTCGATTACCTGAAGCGGCATTTTCCGCACTTGCAGGTGCTGATCCTGACGATGATCTCCAACCACCTGATTCTCACCCGCCTGCATGAATTGGGCGTGGTCGGGGTGATCCAGAAGAGCCAGTTGCACACTGAAATCCAGCTGGCGCTCAAGGCCGTGGCCCAACAGAGTCAGTATCGAAGCCTGGAGCCGGCAAAAACTTCGGTCATCGAAACCACGGCGGCGATCGAGGATCGATTCGCCACCCTGTCACCCAAGGAGTTCGAAATACTGCGACTGTTTGTCGCCGGTAAAAGTGTCAGTGATATTGCCCGCAGCCAGAACCGAAGTGCCAAGACCATCAGCGCACAAAAGATTTCGGCCATGCGAAAACTTGATGTTAATAGTGACCAGGACTTGCTGGCTTATTGTCTGGAACGCAGCGTTTTCAACTAA
- a CDS encoding fimbrial protein, whose protein sequence is MKKFSLALITLSVLAASGAALAADPVPVQGGSGKITFTGVINNDACSVDGANADRVISVDMGTVSIKDMGTAESPSSGRVTGKDFNLNVNCNLGTKVSMIFDAASGGSGLVTGKKVLALTKGTGTAANVGIALLDSNGALIDLSSKTTAKIQSDMHGTGAAGGDAILNFSAAYVTTGAAGTATAGRGDATLPFILQYE, encoded by the coding sequence ATGAAGAAGTTCTCACTGGCCCTTATTACCCTGTCCGTACTTGCAGCTTCCGGCGCTGCCCTGGCTGCAGACCCGGTCCCTGTTCAAGGTGGCAGCGGCAAGATTACCTTCACCGGCGTCATCAACAACGACGCCTGCTCGGTTGACGGCGCCAACGCCGATCGCGTGATCTCCGTGGACATGGGCACTGTGTCGATCAAGGACATGGGTACTGCCGAAAGCCCATCCTCGGGCCGTGTAACCGGTAAAGACTTCAACCTCAACGTCAACTGCAACCTGGGCACCAAAGTCTCGATGATCTTTGACGCTGCCAGCGGCGGTTCGGGCCTGGTCACCGGCAAGAAAGTCCTGGCCCTGACCAAAGGCACCGGCACCGCGGCCAACGTCGGTATCGCCCTGCTCGACAGCAACGGCGCGCTGATCGACCTGAGCTCGAAAACCACCGCCAAGATCCAGAGCGACATGCACGGTACCGGCGCAGCGGGCGGCGACGCGATCCTCAACTTCTCCGCCGCCTACGTCACCACCGGTGCAGCCGGCACCGCCACTGCCGGTCGCGGTGACGCCACCCTGCCGTTCATCCTGCAATACGAATAA
- a CDS encoding fimbrial biogenesis chaperone, with amino-acid sequence MLRRSIPACLGLLGMLMAGQAMASISLSATRIVFDGNHKEANVTVRNGSQDVLIQSWVDDSDAQRSVPFAVTPPLARVFAREQQLLRVLYEGTGMPADKESVVWLNVQEIPQAAAAANTLQLAVRQRIKIFFRPAGLPGNALMAPTELQWQLLRQSGKTLLQVNNPSLYHVSMADIKLEAGKHSELAADSTMVAPGEIKTFPVKTLGADNDVRLSFSSINDYGAQNQYTTTLSSGQTSTAAQAPSKQ; translated from the coding sequence ATGTTGCGTCGTTCTATTCCCGCATGCCTGGGGTTGCTCGGCATGCTCATGGCCGGCCAGGCCATGGCCAGTATTTCCCTGAGCGCCACGCGGATTGTCTTTGATGGCAACCACAAGGAAGCCAACGTCACCGTGCGCAATGGCAGCCAGGATGTGCTGATTCAATCCTGGGTCGACGACAGCGATGCCCAGCGCAGCGTGCCCTTTGCCGTCACCCCGCCACTGGCACGGGTGTTCGCCCGTGAACAGCAGTTGCTGCGGGTGCTGTACGAAGGTACCGGCATGCCTGCAGACAAAGAGTCGGTGGTCTGGCTCAACGTCCAGGAAATCCCCCAGGCTGCGGCTGCCGCCAATACCTTGCAACTGGCTGTGCGCCAGCGCATCAAGATTTTCTTCCGACCTGCCGGCTTGCCGGGCAATGCCCTGATGGCGCCGACCGAACTGCAATGGCAACTGCTGCGCCAGAGTGGCAAGACCCTGTTGCAGGTTAACAACCCGAGCCTTTATCACGTATCGATGGCCGATATAAAACTTGAGGCGGGTAAACACAGTGAACTGGCAGCGGATTCGACCATGGTCGCCCCGGGTGAAATAAAAACATTCCCGGTTAAAACCCTGGGCGCCGACAACGACGTGCGCCTGAGCTTCTCCAGCATCAATGATTACGGTGCGCAAAATCAGTACACCACGACACTGTCCAGCGGCCAAACAAGCACTGCTGCCCAAGCGCCGAGCAAACAATAA
- a CDS encoding fimbria/pilus outer membrane usher protein, with protein MSFSSGNRPTHCAGQRARAHTATARLLQLSALSLAVLAALPALAEQDTSDGQQLEAFNTTFLQGAPSSVDLQLLLSANSVLPGNYRVDLYSNEVLVGRRDIDFNRNPATGRVEPCLTLELLQQLGIDLNKLQAQGKFDPNTPQSCYDLPALIDQASLRYDAARLQLAASVPQVAMQRGIRGYVDPALWDDGVPAAFINYQFNSSRSAGDADTRIANNLGLRNGINLGAWRFRNESNFTSSTGRPSTFKSNRSYLQHDVTAIKGQFSAGDIFTDTDLFDSVRYRGVKLASDEGMRADSERGYAPIIRGVAQTNATVEIRQNNYILYTASVPPGPFEISDIYPSGSNGDLQITIVEADGRRRVTTQAFSSLPIMVREGQVKYSISAGQYNSNTDGMATPNILSSTLAYGISSNLTGIIGVQASDNYKALSLGAGKNTALGAVSFDVTHSSSRALGQTTQGNSVRALYAKTFTGTDTNFTLAAYRYSTEGFRSLTDHVQDLSSDLERRPGNSKTRTDLTINQSMGRNREFGSLYVNASDQRYWNRGGSQSFSAGYSNNWGEASYNFGVTRTKDLGDGYGGSSSDTQFNLSVSFPLGSRARAPRAFITTSTQKGGDSTQVGVNGYLSETSDTFYSVQGGNSSSGGNSASANLNTRTSVADITLGYSQGRGYDSQNLNVSGSVVAHEGGINLGQTVSETFALAQVPGVKGAKISSYSGVETGRNGYAVIPNAQPYRVNWISLDTRELGGDIEIDNATQQLVPRRGAVVVARYTGKSGRRVQFELFDEQGGMIPFGASLEDASGKQLAISDPNGKALVLLEEDQGSLTIKWGERQCSAPYSLPERDKALNYERQRLVCQP; from the coding sequence ATGTCTTTTTCTTCCGGTAACAGGCCAACTCATTGCGCCGGCCAACGTGCGCGCGCTCACACTGCTACTGCCCGCCTGTTGCAGTTGAGCGCGCTGTCGCTGGCCGTGCTTGCCGCGCTGCCGGCCCTGGCCGAGCAGGACACCAGCGACGGGCAACAACTGGAAGCGTTCAACACCACCTTCCTGCAAGGCGCGCCCTCGTCGGTTGATCTGCAACTGCTGCTGTCTGCCAACAGCGTGTTGCCAGGCAACTACCGGGTCGACCTGTACAGCAACGAAGTACTGGTGGGCCGACGGGACATCGATTTCAACCGCAACCCGGCAACCGGGCGCGTAGAACCGTGCCTGACCCTGGAACTGCTGCAACAGCTGGGCATCGACCTGAACAAACTGCAGGCCCAGGGCAAATTCGACCCGAACACCCCGCAAAGCTGCTATGACCTGCCAGCGCTGATCGACCAGGCCAGCCTGCGCTATGACGCCGCGCGCCTGCAGCTGGCGGCCAGCGTGCCGCAGGTAGCGATGCAGCGCGGCATCCGTGGTTACGTCGACCCTGCACTGTGGGATGACGGCGTGCCGGCAGCGTTTATCAACTACCAGTTCAACAGCAGCCGCAGCGCCGGCGATGCCGACACGCGCATTGCCAACAACCTGGGCCTGCGCAACGGCATCAACCTGGGCGCCTGGCGTTTTCGCAACGAGTCGAACTTCACCAGCAGCACCGGTCGCCCGAGCACCTTCAAAAGTAACCGCAGCTACCTGCAACATGACGTCACGGCCATCAAGGGCCAGTTCAGTGCCGGGGATATCTTCACCGACACCGACCTGTTCGACAGTGTGCGCTATCGCGGGGTCAAACTGGCTTCCGATGAAGGCATGCGCGCCGATAGCGAGCGCGGTTATGCGCCAATCATCCGTGGCGTGGCACAGACCAACGCCACCGTGGAGATCCGCCAGAACAACTACATCCTGTACACCGCGAGTGTGCCGCCAGGGCCGTTCGAGATCAGCGACATCTATCCGTCCGGCTCCAACGGCGACCTGCAGATCACCATCGTCGAAGCGGACGGCCGCCGCCGGGTGACCACCCAGGCGTTCTCCAGCCTGCCGATCATGGTCCGTGAAGGCCAGGTCAAATACAGCATCTCGGCCGGCCAGTACAACAGCAATACCGACGGCATGGCCACGCCGAACATTCTCAGCAGCACCCTGGCCTACGGCATCAGCAGCAACCTCACCGGCATCATCGGTGTACAGGCCAGCGACAACTACAAGGCGCTGTCGCTGGGCGCCGGCAAGAACACTGCGCTGGGCGCCGTGTCGTTCGACGTCACCCATTCAAGCAGCCGCGCACTGGGGCAAACCACCCAGGGTAATAGTGTGCGCGCCCTGTATGCCAAGACCTTTACCGGAACCGACACCAACTTCACCCTGGCCGCGTACCGCTACTCGACCGAAGGTTTCCGCAGCCTGACCGACCACGTCCAGGACTTGAGCAGCGACCTGGAGCGCCGTCCGGGCAACTCCAAGACCCGCACCGACCTGACCATCAACCAGAGCATGGGCCGCAACCGCGAGTTCGGCAGCCTGTACGTCAACGCCAGCGACCAGCGCTACTGGAACCGCGGCGGCTCGCAGAGTTTTTCGGCCGGCTACAGCAACAACTGGGGCGAAGCCAGCTACAACTTCGGCGTCACCCGCACCAAGGACCTGGGCGATGGCTACGGCGGTTCCAGCAGCGATACCCAGTTCAACCTGTCGGTGTCTTTCCCGCTGGGCAGCCGCGCTCGCGCGCCGCGCGCATTTATCACCACCAGCACACAAAAAGGTGGTGACAGCACCCAGGTTGGCGTCAACGGCTACCTGTCCGAGACCAGCGACACCTTCTACTCGGTCCAGGGTGGCAACAGCAGCTCCGGTGGCAACTCCGCCTCGGCCAACCTCAACACCCGTACCTCGGTGGCCGACATCACCCTGGGCTACAGCCAGGGCCGCGGCTACGACTCGCAAAACCTCAACGTGTCGGGCTCGGTGGTCGCCCACGAAGGCGGTATCAACCTGGGCCAGACCGTCAGCGAAACCTTCGCCCTGGCCCAGGTGCCGGGGGTCAAAGGCGCCAAGATCAGCAGCTACAGCGGTGTAGAAACCGGGCGCAACGGCTACGCGGTAATCCCCAACGCGCAACCTTACCGGGTCAACTGGATCAGCCTGGACACCCGCGAGCTGGGCGGCGACATCGAGATCGACAACGCCACCCAGCAACTGGTGCCGCGCCGCGGCGCCGTAGTGGTGGCCCGCTACACCGGCAAGAGCGGGCGGCGGGTGCAGTTCGAACTGTTCGACGAACAGGGCGGGATGATTCCGTTCGGGGCCTCGCTGGAAGATGCCAGCGGTAAACAACTGGCGATCTCCGACCCCAACGGCAAGGCGCTGGTGCTGCTGGAAGAAGACCAGGGCAGCCTGACGATCAAATGGGGCGAGCGCCAGTGCAGCGCGCCTTACAGCCTGCCCGAGCGGGACAAGGCGTTGAACTATGAACGCCAGCGGTTGGTGTGCCAGCCATGA
- a CDS encoding class I SAM-dependent methyltransferase yields MITIQELNDFISNPELNDSIGQVWALIGQHFEQAQATLPPEQAMPRRELSFHDHVRLLGYLSLLIAEVPGDVVEIGVWKGKSLVLMNEVCNRERRIIGIDPFALPNQFEEFSHYKQLMLPNAEVIRGFSELCAERFYNLAPKVALLHIDGGHAGRNVLLDFLLYSPSVVPGGFIVFDDYGDFQHSPEVGPAVDLLRATGYFNGFHVLGCVHGFENSYVLQRM; encoded by the coding sequence ATGATTACCATCCAAGAGCTCAATGACTTCATCAGCAATCCGGAATTGAATGACAGTATCGGACAGGTCTGGGCCTTGATCGGCCAGCATTTCGAGCAAGCACAGGCCACCTTGCCGCCAGAACAGGCAATGCCGCGTCGTGAACTGTCGTTCCATGACCATGTGCGCCTGCTGGGCTATCTGTCGCTGCTGATTGCCGAGGTGCCGGGTGATGTGGTGGAAATCGGCGTGTGGAAGGGCAAGTCGCTGGTGCTGATGAACGAGGTGTGCAACCGCGAGCGCCGAATTATTGGTATCGACCCGTTCGCGCTGCCAAACCAGTTCGAAGAGTTCAGCCACTACAAGCAACTGATGCTGCCTAACGCCGAAGTCATCCGCGGCTTCTCGGAGCTGTGTGCCGAGCGCTTCTACAACCTCGCGCCCAAGGTCGCGCTGTTGCATATCGATGGTGGCCACGCAGGTCGCAACGTGCTGCTGGACTTCCTGCTGTACTCGCCGAGCGTCGTGCCAGGTGGCTTCATCGTGTTTGACGATTACGGCGACTTCCAGCACTCGCCTGAAGTGGGGCCAGCGGTCGATCTGCTGCGGGCCACCGGCTACTTCAATGGCTTCCATGTCCTGGGCTGTGTGCATGGCTTCGAGAACAGTTACGTTCTGCAACGCATGTAA
- a CDS encoding PAAR domain-containing protein has translation MTDGYFIGLGDKTTCGGKVLDGDDRVNFFGLLHAREGDRVSCGKDGKIYRIVGGISHMESHGKLMAGTLDSFSDCPCRARLIPSVFTASYQNEKSTPQSARRAAQPGSSTVTNPSVAPRQSSFAPSSHPAPTAFNRVEAQEPGFYVAPKSMTREALEATLFPMRDSAVMSKFQALNPNLGEIKAGSMIVLGDPNNTSCTYQEAQLMQAAQQVKASLDPLTPEQADFMHRHGAEIASFTGPTSTWLGVSAVVMETHLTKLRDTLQAIERLHQQSYRQHGHLKSPQFFADRKHLLAKLDAHLLSSTRLRGQTTFGDHPKLKTALGISNRSLVHHWDKAGAPGQIPGYATHVDATSRAAKYMKTGGYIGIGIGGVSSLLAIEQVCNGDSEAACEKVKFTEGGKFGISTLGGGAGGWAGQVASGPICLALGVSTGIGVLSVSRPLGIGAWGGVRLSVAWVVNTWGIKFTKLYSHDQYRHVVSLDCDHFYGWSWSARSCGSRIQPVPKPPSPGRHKRGLEEQPLYLYLGHEPGEAGFDLVPLGDSKNRTDDHNTKVITSHR, from the coding sequence ATGACTGACGGCTATTTCATTGGCTTGGGTGACAAAACCACCTGCGGTGGCAAAGTGCTGGATGGTGATGACAGAGTCAATTTCTTTGGTCTGCTTCATGCTCGCGAAGGTGATCGAGTTTCATGTGGCAAGGACGGAAAGATTTATCGGATCGTCGGTGGCATCTCGCACATGGAAAGTCATGGCAAACTCATGGCTGGCACACTGGATAGTTTCAGCGACTGCCCCTGTAGAGCCCGACTGATTCCCTCGGTGTTCACGGCCAGCTATCAGAACGAAAAGTCTACACCGCAATCAGCCAGGCGAGCAGCGCAACCAGGCTCTTCAACGGTAACCAACCCCTCGGTAGCGCCGCGTCAATCCAGTTTCGCGCCTTCGAGCCATCCAGCTCCCACGGCATTCAACCGCGTAGAGGCCCAGGAACCTGGCTTCTATGTGGCGCCCAAAAGCATGACCCGCGAAGCACTGGAGGCCACGCTTTTTCCCATGCGCGATTCGGCCGTGATGAGCAAGTTTCAGGCGCTCAACCCTAATCTAGGCGAGATCAAAGCCGGCTCTATGATCGTGCTCGGCGATCCGAACAACACTTCCTGTACCTACCAGGAAGCGCAACTGATGCAGGCAGCGCAACAGGTCAAGGCATCCCTGGATCCCCTGACGCCAGAGCAAGCCGACTTCATGCACCGCCACGGTGCTGAAATCGCCAGTTTTACTGGCCCGACCTCAACCTGGCTTGGGGTCAGCGCAGTGGTGATGGAGACGCACCTGACCAAACTGCGCGACACCCTTCAAGCCATAGAACGTTTGCACCAGCAAAGCTATCGACAGCACGGCCACCTTAAATCGCCGCAGTTCTTTGCTGATCGTAAGCACCTGCTCGCCAAGCTGGATGCACACCTATTGAGCTCAACGCGTCTGCGTGGCCAGACAACCTTCGGCGATCACCCCAAGCTAAAAACAGCCCTCGGTATTTCCAATCGGAGCCTGGTGCATCACTGGGACAAGGCTGGTGCGCCGGGTCAGATCCCGGGTTATGCCACCCATGTGGATGCAACCAGTCGTGCTGCCAAGTACATGAAGACAGGCGGCTATATCGGTATTGGTATTGGCGGCGTGTCCTCGTTGCTGGCTATTGAGCAGGTGTGTAACGGCGATTCTGAGGCAGCTTGCGAGAAGGTCAAGTTTACGGAAGGAGGGAAATTCGGCATATCCACCCTTGGGGGTGGTGCGGGCGGCTGGGCAGGCCAAGTTGCCAGTGGTCCGATTTGCCTGGCGCTTGGCGTCTCGACAGGTATCGGGGTGTTGTCTGTGTCGCGGCCATTGGGGATTGGCGCGTGGGGGGGGGTACGACTGTCGGTGGCATGGGTGGTGAATACATGGGGGATAAAATTTACGAAACTATACAGCCATGACCAGTATCGACACGTGGTCTCCCTGGATTGCGATCATTTTTACGGGTGGTCCTGGTCTGCTCGCAGCTGCGGGTCTCGCATTCAGCCTGTACCTAAGCCACCGTCACCTGGACGCCATAAAAGAGGCCTTGAAGAACAGCCGTTATATTTATATTTGGGGCACGAGCCTGGGGAAGCGGGGTTTGATTTGGTCCCTCTTGGAGATAGCAAAAATCGCACAGATGATCACAATACCAAGGTCATCACTTCACATCGGTGA
- the purC gene encoding phosphoribosylaminoimidazolesuccinocarboxamide synthase, whose amino-acid sequence MEKREELYRGKAKSVYKTDDADRLILLFRNDTSAFDGKRIEQLDRKGMVNNKFNAFIMQKLEEAGIPTQFDKLLGDNECLVKKLDMIPVECVVRNYAAGSLVKRLGVEEGMKLNPHTFELFLKDDAKGDPFINESHVVAFGWGTAEQLAKMKELSLKVNDVLNKLFDDAGLLLVDFKLEFGVFHGEIVLGDEFSPDGCRLWDKETRKKMDKDRFRQGLGDVIEAYEEVAKRLGVPL is encoded by the coding sequence ATGGAAAAACGTGAAGAACTCTACCGCGGCAAAGCCAAGTCGGTTTACAAGACCGACGACGCTGACCGCTTGATCCTGCTGTTTCGCAACGACACCTCGGCGTTCGACGGCAAGCGCATCGAACAGCTCGACCGCAAGGGCATGGTGAACAACAAGTTCAACGCCTTCATCATGCAAAAGCTTGAAGAAGCCGGCATCCCGACCCAGTTCGACAAACTGCTGGGCGACAACGAGTGCCTGGTCAAGAAACTCGACATGATCCCGGTCGAATGCGTCGTGCGTAACTACGCTGCCGGCAGCCTGGTCAAGCGCCTGGGCGTCGAAGAAGGCATGAAGCTCAACCCGCACACCTTCGAGCTGTTTCTCAAAGATGACGCCAAGGGCGACCCGTTCATCAACGAATCCCACGTCGTGGCATTCGGTTGGGGTACTGCCGAGCAACTGGCCAAGATGAAAGAGCTGTCGCTCAAGGTCAACGACGTGCTGAACAAGCTGTTCGACGACGCCGGCCTGCTGCTGGTCGACTTCAAGCTTGAATTCGGCGTATTCCACGGCGAAATCGTCCTGGGCGACGAATTCAGCCCGGACGGCTGCCGCCTGTGGGACAAAGAGACCCGCAAGAAGATGGACAAGGACCGCTTCCGCCAGGGTCTGGGCGACGTCATCGAAGCCTACGAAGAAGTTGCCAAACGCCTGGGCGTGCCGCTGTAA
- a CDS encoding MBL fold metallo-hydrolase, translating to MRFAVLGSGSQGNGTLIASGNTLLLVDCGFSLRETERRLALLGVSAAQLSAVLVTHEHADHVHGVGLLSRRYNVPVYLSRGTLRGMRKPVEAAGFLAANDILQLGDLSVTAVGVTHDALEPLQYVFGDGSRRFGVLTDLGSYDAALLSSYQGLDALLIEANHCRDLLGRGPYPMFLKQRVGGDYGHLNNHQAARLVSELDWQNLQHLVLAHLSSKNNQPQLARQCFVDTLGCDPDWLQVANQDSGLDWREIA from the coding sequence GTGCGCTTCGCCGTACTTGGAAGTGGAAGCCAGGGAAATGGCACGCTGATCGCCAGTGGCAACACCTTGCTACTGGTCGATTGCGGCTTTTCCCTGCGTGAAACCGAGCGGCGCCTGGCGCTGCTCGGCGTTTCTGCGGCGCAATTGAGCGCGGTGCTGGTCACCCACGAACATGCCGACCACGTGCATGGGGTCGGGTTGCTGTCGCGGCGCTACAATGTACCGGTCTACCTCAGCCGTGGCACCTTGCGCGGCATGCGCAAGCCGGTCGAGGCCGCAGGCTTCCTGGCCGCCAACGACATCTTGCAGCTGGGCGACCTGAGCGTTACCGCCGTCGGCGTCACTCACGACGCGCTGGAGCCGCTGCAATACGTATTTGGCGATGGCAGCCGGCGCTTTGGCGTGCTGACCGACCTGGGCTCGTATGATGCGGCCCTGCTCAGCAGCTACCAGGGCCTGGACGCCTTGCTGATCGAGGCCAACCACTGTCGCGACCTGCTCGGACGCGGGCCTTACCCGATGTTTCTCAAGCAGCGGGTGGGCGGCGACTACGGACATTTGAACAACCATCAGGCCGCGCGCCTGGTGTCGGAGCTGGACTGGCAGAACCTGCAACACCTGGTGCTGGCCCATCTCAGCAGCAAGAACAACCAGCCACAGCTGGCCCGGCAATGCTTCGTCGATACCCTCGGCTGCGACCCGGACTGGCTACAAGTGGCCAATCAGGATTCCGGGCTCGACTGGCGTGAAATCGCCTAG
- the bamC gene encoding outer membrane protein assembly factor BamC, translating into MKRLAGLSALALIISSTSGCGWLWGEEGYFRDRGSDYLEATQKPPMQLPPDVSSAKRLDPLLPIPRNVADDNVKGEFEVPRPQPLNAAADISDFSLQKSGTSRWVLAQRSPAEVWPVARQFFEDNGFRIAEERPQTGEFNTTWQRFDELSASMAKRLGSASSSSDNEVRARIRIEPGVQRNTSEVYIVTVERPAGSTAEQDFPARSANTGVDAILVDEMLASMTRSAEKGGSVSLLAARDFDTPSRVSLSEDGSGNPVLNLGADLDRAWSSVGRALEQGEWRVEDINRSLGLYYINLAEKAEAKDQEPGFFSRLFGSAPSKEEREARAERYQVRLSKVGENVQVTVEKNINTVAPADVARRVLSVIQDNLG; encoded by the coding sequence ATGAAGCGATTGGCTGGTCTTTCCGCCCTTGCCTTGATCATCTCCAGTACCAGCGGTTGTGGCTGGCTTTGGGGCGAAGAGGGTTACTTCCGTGACCGTGGCAGCGATTATCTGGAGGCCACCCAGAAGCCGCCGATGCAGCTGCCACCGGACGTCAGCAGCGCCAAGCGGCTCGACCCGCTGCTGCCGATCCCGCGCAATGTCGCCGACGACAACGTCAAGGGCGAGTTCGAAGTACCGCGTCCACAGCCGTTGAACGCCGCTGCCGATATCAGCGATTTCAGCCTGCAGAAGAGCGGCACCTCGCGTTGGGTCCTGGCCCAGCGTTCGCCTGCTGAAGTCTGGCCGGTGGCGCGTCAGTTCTTTGAAGACAACGGCTTCCGGATTGCCGAAGAGCGTCCGCAAACCGGCGAATTCAACACCACCTGGCAGCGTTTCGACGAGCTCTCGGCATCCATGGCCAAGCGCCTGGGCAGTGCCTCGAGCAGCAGCGACAACGAAGTCCGTGCACGCATCCGCATCGAGCCGGGTGTGCAGCGCAACACCAGTGAGGTTTACATCGTCACCGTCGAGCGTCCGGCCGGCAGCACTGCCGAGCAAGACTTCCCGGCGCGTTCGGCCAACACCGGTGTCGACGCCATCCTGGTCGACGAAATGCTCGCCAGCATGACCCGCAGCGCCGAGAAGGGCGGTTCGGTGTCGTTGCTCGCCGCCCGCGACTTCGACACCCCGAGCCGCGTCAGCCTGAGCGAAGACGGCAGTGGCAACCCGGTGCTGAACCTGGGCGCCGACCTCGATCGCGCCTGGTCCAGCGTTGGCCGTGCCCTGGAACAGGGTGAATGGCGCGTTGAAGACATCAACCGCAGCCTGGGCCTGTACTACATCAACCTGGCCGAGAAGGCCGAGGCCAAGGACCAGGAGCCAGGCTTCTTCAGCCGCCTGTTCGGCAGCGCGCCGAGCAAGGAAGAGCGTGAAGCCCGTGCCGAACGCTATCAGGTTCGCCTGAGCAAGGTTGGCGAAAACGTCCAGGTCACCGTCGAGAAGAACATCAACACTGTGGCCCCGGCAGACGTTGCCCGCCGCGTGCTGAGCGTGATTCAGGACAACCTGGGTTAA
- the dapA gene encoding 4-hydroxy-tetrahydrodipicolinate synthase has product MIAGSMVALVTPMDAQGRLDWDSLSKLVDFHLENGTHAIVAVGTTGESATLDVNEHIEVIKAVVKQVNGRIPVIAGTGANSTSEAVHLTRNAKEAGADACLLVVPYYNKPTQEGLYQHFKHIAEAVDIPQILYNVPGRTSCDMQAETVIRLSTVPNIIGIKEATGDLKRAKAILDGVSKDFIVLSGDDPTAVELILLGGKGNISVTANVAPREMADLCEAALAGNAEKARAINEQLMPLHKDLFIEANPIPVKWALVEMGLMHKGIRLPLTWLSESCHDTVRQAMRQCGLKF; this is encoded by the coding sequence ATGATTGCGGGCAGTATGGTGGCATTGGTCACACCCATGGATGCACAAGGGCGTCTTGATTGGGACAGCCTCAGCAAACTCGTGGACTTCCACCTGGAAAACGGCACCCACGCCATCGTTGCCGTCGGTACCACCGGCGAGTCGGCGACCCTGGATGTCAATGAGCACATTGAAGTCATCAAGGCGGTGGTCAAGCAGGTCAACGGGCGTATCCCGGTGATCGCCGGCACCGGCGCCAACTCCACCAGCGAAGCCGTACACCTGACCCGCAACGCCAAGGAAGCCGGCGCCGACGCCTGCCTGCTGGTGGTGCCGTACTACAACAAGCCGACCCAGGAAGGCCTGTACCAGCACTTCAAGCACATTGCCGAAGCCGTCGACATCCCGCAGATCCTCTACAACGTACCCGGCCGCACCTCCTGCGACATGCAGGCCGAGACCGTGATCCGCCTGTCGACCGTGCCGAACATCATCGGCATCAAGGAAGCCACCGGCGACCTGAAGCGCGCCAAAGCCATCCTTGACGGTGTCAGCAAGGACTTCATCGTCCTGTCCGGCGACGATCCTACCGCCGTCGAGCTGATCCTGCTGGGCGGCAAGGGCAACATTTCCGTGACCGCCAACGTCGCCCCGCGGGAAATGGCCGACCTGTGCGAAGCCGCCCTTGCGGGCAATGCCGAGAAGGCTCGCGCGATCAACGAACAACTCATGCCCCTGCACAAGGACCTGTTCATCGAAGCCAACCCGATTCCGGTGAAGTGGGCTTTGGTTGAAATGGGCCTGATGCACAAGGGCATCCGCCTGCCACTGACCTGGCTGAGCGAATCCTGTCACGATACGGTACGCCAGGCGATGCGCCAGTGCGGCCTGAAGTTTTAA